One genomic region from Cucumis melo cultivar AY chromosome 9, USDA_Cmelo_AY_1.0, whole genome shotgun sequence encodes:
- the LOC103498507 gene encoding ethylene-responsive transcription factor ERN1-like, whose amino-acid sequence MARKRKAVEGVEADKSSSEGGALGWDEMVKEATATAAALSGGARRARKRFVGVRQRPSGRWVAEIKDTIQKIRVWLGTFDTAEEAARAYDEAACLLRGSNTRTNFWPCSPLSSSSPALPSKITNLLIQRLNARNNNSSIHNLPINQQEQKHQPVQERMLNSIDHQSREELTTTCFTDRVLNDLLNDQEVFTTNPNIEEISRSFESCLTEKDESDSGEMESSNWVGMTQMNNSNGGDEKNELVQEEEEEDQEEGSNVLDFHFLDDIGPPCYYSPFEIAEEIGEPMEGGEGNEDEPSSMLREAMKRMKYERKISASLYAFNGIPECLKLKLGEGSGVRSNSELITSLRKACDRRRSNEEKVEEEEEDEEDKEEMKSFSSNEVDLSIWSSLDLPPICFVN is encoded by the coding sequence atgGCAAGAAAGAGAAAGGCTGTTGAAGGAGTGGAAGCAGACAAGAGCTCAAGTGAAGGAGGAGCTTTGGGTTGGGATGAGATGGTGAAGGAGGCAACCGCCACGGCAGCAGCGCTAAGTGGAGGCGCTCGAAGGGCCCGAAAGCGATTCGTCGGCGTTCGTCAACGACCGTCAGGACGATGGGTGGCGGAGATCAAAGACACTATACAGAAGATTAGAGTATGGTTAGGAACATTCGACACAGCAGAGGAAGCAGCTAGAGCGTACGATGAGGCAGCTTGTTTACTTCGTGGCTCGAACACGAGAACAAACTTCTGGCCTTGCTCCCCTTTATCATCTTCATCACCTGCCCTTCCTTCAAAGATCACTAATCTACTAATCCAAAGGCTTAATGCAAGAAACAACAACTCCTCTATACATAATCTTCCAATCAATCAGCAAGAACAAAAACATCAGCCAGTTCAAGAAAGGATGTTAAACTCAATTGATCATCAAAGCAGAGAAGAATTAACGACAACATGTTTCACTGACAGAGTTCTAAATGATTTACTCAATGATCAAGAAGTGTTCACCACAAATCCCAATATTGAGGAAATCAGTAGAAGTTTCGAGTCATGTTTGACAGAGAAAGATGAATCTGACAGTGGAGAAATGGAGAGTAGCAACTGGGTGGGAATGACCCAAATGaataactcaaatggaggagatGAGAAAAATGAACTTgttcaagaagaagaagaagaagatcaagaaGAAGGATCAAATGTTTTGGATTTTCATTTCCTTGATGACATTGGACCACCATGTTACTACTCGCCATTTGAGATAGCAGAGGAAATTGGTGAGCCAATGGAGGGAGGAGAAGGAAATGAAGATGAACCATCTTCAATGTTGAGAGAAGCTATGAAAAGGATGAAATATGAGAGGAAAATTTCAGCTTCTTTGTATGCCTTTAATGGAATACCAGAGTGTTTAAAATTGAAGCTTGGGGAAGGAAGTGGAGTAAGATCTAATTCTGAACTGATAACAAGCTTGAGAAAAGCTTGTGACAGAAGAAGATCAAATGAGGAGAAggttgaggaagaagaagaagatgaagaagataaagaagaaaTGAAGTCTTTTTCAAGCAATGAAGTTGATTTGTCCATTTGGAGTTCATTAGATCTTCCACCTATTTGCTTTGTTAACTGA